Proteins encoded together in one Verrucomicrobiia bacterium window:
- a CDS encoding aminoacetone oxidase family FAD-binding enzyme — MSGPRVVVAGGGAAGFFAAIACAEANPNASVLLLERSPRFLAKVRISGGGRCNVTHACFDPRELATRYPRGGRALIGPFQKFQPRDALAWFESRGVPLKTEPDGRMFPVSDSSATIVDGLTRAARTAGVTLRHSCGLDRVTRHPDGGFALVTSTGETLHTDRLLLALGGLRGLEAAEPAIALGHAIEPPVPSLFTFRIVSPFLRDLPGLSVDPVELSVPGLRWRERGPLLITHAGLSGPAVLRLSAWAARDLHHLDYRFPLRIHWAPGLDAAALADSLARTRAAFPARRVVNQAPLPLPARLWRALALAPDLTPETRWAELPRATSHRLVERLLRTELPVDGKSLNKDEFVTCGGIRLADVDLHTMESRLCPSLHFAGEILDIDGLTGGFNFQAAWTTGWIAGRAIAAAPATAPFAQGQGPRDPTHA; from the coding sequence ATGTCCGGCCCCCGTGTGGTCGTCGCCGGCGGTGGCGCGGCCGGGTTCTTCGCCGCCATCGCCTGCGCCGAAGCCAATCCAAACGCCTCGGTTCTGCTTCTGGAACGTTCCCCCCGGTTCCTCGCCAAGGTCCGCATCTCCGGCGGCGGGCGCTGCAATGTCACCCACGCCTGTTTCGATCCCCGCGAACTCGCCACCCGCTATCCCCGGGGCGGTCGCGCCCTCATCGGTCCCTTCCAAAAATTCCAGCCCCGCGACGCCCTCGCCTGGTTCGAATCCCGCGGCGTCCCCCTCAAGACCGAACCCGATGGCCGGATGTTCCCCGTCTCCGACTCCTCAGCCACCATCGTCGATGGACTCACCCGCGCCGCCCGCACCGCCGGGGTCACGCTCCGCCACTCCTGCGGTCTCGATCGCGTCACCCGCCATCCCGACGGTGGATTCGCCCTGGTCACCTCCACTGGAGAGACCCTTCACACCGACCGGTTGCTGCTTGCCCTCGGCGGACTTCGCGGTTTGGAGGCCGCCGAACCCGCCATCGCCCTCGGCCATGCCATCGAACCCCCGGTGCCCTCCCTCTTCACCTTCCGCATCGTCTCCCCCTTCCTCCGCGATCTCCCGGGCCTCTCCGTTGATCCCGTCGAACTCTCCGTCCCCGGTCTCCGCTGGCGCGAACGCGGGCCTCTCCTGATCACTCACGCCGGACTCAGCGGCCCCGCCGTGCTGCGCCTCTCGGCCTGGGCCGCCCGCGACCTGCACCACCTCGACTACCGGTTCCCCCTCCGCATCCACTGGGCCCCCGGCCTCGACGCCGCCGCCCTCGCCGATTCCCTCGCCCGCACCCGCGCCGCCTTTCCCGCCCGCCGCGTCGTCAATCAAGCGCCCCTTCCCCTCCCCGCCCGCCTCTGGCGCGCCCTTGCCCTCGCCCCCGATCTCACCCCGGAAACCCGCTGGGCCGAACTCCCCCGCGCCACGTCTCATCGCCTCGTCGAACGGCTCCTCCGCACCGAACTCCCGGTGGACGGCAAGAGCCTCAACAAGGACGAGTTCGTCACCTGTGGCGGCATCCGCCTGGCCGACGTGGATCTGCACACCATGGAAAGCCGCCTCTGCCCCAGCCTCCACTTTGCCGGCGAAATCCTCGACATCGACGGCCTCACCGGCGGCTTCAACTTCCAGGCCGCCTGGACCACCGGCTGGATCGCCGGCCGCGCCATCGCTGCCGCCCCTGCAACGGCCCCCTTCGCGCAGGGCCAAGGCCCGCGAGACCCCACCCACGCGTGA
- a CDS encoding PilT/PilU family type 4a pilus ATPase produces MEQVPPDKPLGRLIAWSRQRGATDLHGRAGHPWIVRVEGHLESVPHDVAPEPDDVSLHSWLIDAFSPALVARIVQEREVDASFQFADVRYRANFSKQRGRQSLSFRVVPQQRMRLEDWQLPESLRGIADLPRGLLLLTGPTGQGKSTTARALIQELNETRALRIVTIEDPIEYVFNDALSHFEQREVGIDTASFADGIRNAMRQDPDVLFIGELRDRDSIWAGMQAAETGHLVLSTLHADSVPQAIGRIREFYPADEQSAVSALLARNLAAVVNQRLLPNVSGGRTPCVEILRRDAGVEAAIAQHELHLLHGIIEASLHVGMHTFDQYLIELLAQGLITEHTARRYAVHPHALDMRLRGILNPQAILRPDPGR; encoded by the coding sequence ATGGAGCAGGTCCCGCCTGACAAACCCCTCGGCCGCCTGATCGCCTGGTCCCGCCAACGCGGCGCCACCGACCTCCACGGCCGCGCCGGCCACCCCTGGATCGTCCGTGTCGAAGGACACCTCGAATCCGTTCCCCACGATGTCGCCCCCGAACCGGACGACGTCAGCCTCCATTCCTGGCTGATCGACGCTTTCAGCCCCGCCCTCGTCGCCCGCATCGTCCAGGAACGCGAGGTGGACGCCTCCTTCCAGTTCGCCGACGTCCGGTACCGCGCCAACTTCAGCAAACAGCGCGGGCGCCAGTCGCTCTCCTTCCGCGTGGTCCCCCAGCAGCGGATGCGCCTGGAAGACTGGCAACTGCCGGAATCCCTCCGCGGCATCGCCGACCTCCCCCGCGGCCTCCTCCTCCTCACCGGCCCCACCGGCCAGGGCAAAAGCACCACCGCCCGCGCCCTCATCCAGGAACTCAACGAAACCCGCGCCCTCCGCATCGTCACCATCGAAGACCCCATCGAATACGTCTTCAACGATGCCCTCAGCCATTTCGAACAGCGCGAGGTCGGCATCGACACCGCCTCCTTCGCCGACGGCATCCGCAACGCCATGCGCCAGGATCCCGATGTCCTCTTCATCGGCGAACTCCGCGACCGCGACAGCATCTGGGCCGGCATGCAGGCCGCCGAGACCGGCCATCTCGTCCTGAGCACCCTCCACGCCGATTCCGTCCCCCAGGCCATAGGCCGGATCCGCGAGTTCTACCCGGCCGACGAACAATCCGCCGTCAGCGCCCTCCTCGCCCGCAACCTCGCCGCCGTCGTCAACCAGCGCCTCCTCCCCAACGTCTCCGGCGGCCGAACCCCCTGTGTCGAAATCCTCCGGCGCGACGCCGGCGTCGAGGCCGCCATCGCGCAACACGAACTCCATCTCCTCCACGGCATCATCGAGGCCTCCCTCCACGTCGGCATGCATACCTTCGACCAGTACCTCATCGAACTCCTCGCCCAGGGTCTCATCACCGAACACACCGCCCGACGCTACGCCGTCCACCCTCACGCCCTCGACATGCGGCTCCGGGGCATCCTCAATCCCCAGGCCATCCTCCGTCCCGACCCCGGACGCTGA